From the genome of Candidatus Wallbacteria bacterium, one region includes:
- a CDS encoding phospholipase D-like domain-containing protein codes for MLFKYLLLSVFLLSITASQASAISCTFNWPPDSLSLEPSIVAFIDGAQQSLDISIYQLDNDGIVNAIVSAAKRLSAANVRLVTESKYYHSDKYTGYKTIEAAGVKIIPDDFADGTDRGQCHHKFIIRDKSAVLSGSTNFTDTCTLKNNNNIIILDTPDVVPLYQQEFDQMFVEHRFSIKKHALQGTHEFTIEGKKVEIYFAPYDKVSGKILNLLSSADHSILFCMFTFTDEDIIKVMMDKCKAGVQVYGILDRWQATSGYSAYTPFKDAGMNVKLDIHKGFLHHKFIVIDAGTDSDPTVITGSFNLTSTADSNNDENLVVVHDSELAQQYMAQVRKNFDDTTSQMVLNGVPQVSSHQSSLESSLLISKVSFKDRSGDWIELYCLDDGNSGKGMEIGNYYLESDSVLKVIPPAARIRTGEFLIVTQGDSRIDETASRNGVLRLFAQKFKLTATDEQILLRNQKGEIVDAVCWTNHDGKFPRGEDKDLQKIVNNGQWKSAAENAGVDSSKVPADYIITRDSSFLDTNTADDWIITREAAQGRTFPGASVSGETLNKILNH; via the coding sequence ATGCTTTTTAAATACTTGCTGCTTTCAGTTTTCCTGCTCTCGATCACGGCTTCCCAGGCTTCAGCCATCTCCTGCACCTTCAACTGGCCGCCTGACAGCCTCAGTCTCGAACCGAGCATAGTCGCTTTCATCGACGGGGCCCAGCAGTCGCTTGACATCAGCATCTATCAACTCGACAATGATGGAATAGTCAACGCCATCGTAAGCGCAGCCAAACGCCTTAGCGCTGCCAATGTCCGCCTGGTCACTGAATCCAAATACTACCACAGCGATAAATATACAGGTTATAAGACTATCGAAGCTGCAGGCGTGAAAATCATTCCTGATGATTTCGCCGATGGAACAGACCGCGGCCAGTGCCACCACAAATTCATCATCCGCGACAAATCGGCAGTACTCAGCGGTTCCACCAATTTCACAGACACCTGCACTCTCAAGAACAACAACAACATCATCATCCTGGACACTCCGGATGTAGTGCCCCTCTATCAGCAGGAATTTGACCAGATGTTCGTGGAACACAGATTTTCCATCAAGAAACATGCTTTACAGGGTACCCACGAATTCACAATCGAAGGAAAAAAAGTAGAGATCTATTTCGCGCCATACGACAAAGTCAGCGGGAAAATTCTGAATCTGCTCTCTTCAGCCGATCATTCGATACTTTTCTGCATGTTCACCTTTACAGATGAGGATATCATCAAAGTAATGATGGACAAATGCAAGGCCGGGGTGCAGGTATACGGCATCTTGGACCGCTGGCAGGCAACTTCAGGCTACAGCGCATACACTCCGTTCAAAGATGCAGGAATGAATGTAAAACTGGACATCCACAAAGGCTTCCTGCATCACAAGTTCATTGTGATCGACGCAGGCACTGATTCGGATCCCACAGTGATCACAGGCTCCTTCAACCTCACCTCCACCGCTGATTCCAATAACGATGAAAACCTGGTCGTAGTACATGACTCTGAACTCGCTCAGCAGTATATGGCCCAGGTCAGAAAAAATTTCGACGATACGACCAGCCAGATGGTCCTGAACGGTGTCCCGCAGGTTTCAAGCCACCAATCATCACTTGAATCCTCTTTGCTCATTTCCAAGGTCAGCTTCAAAGACCGTTCAGGCGACTGGATCGAACTCTATTGCCTGGACGACGGGAATTCCGGCAAGGGGATGGAGATCGGGAATTATTATCTGGAAAGCGACTCTGTACTGAAAGTGATTCCACCGGCTGCCAGGATCAGGACCGGTGAATTCCTGATCGTAACCCAGGGAGACAGCCGGATCGATGAAACGGCTTCCAGGAACGGTGTTTTACGCCTATTTGCCCAGAAGTTCAAGCTTACAGCCACTGACGAACAGATTCTTCTCAGGAATCAGAAAGGTGAGATTGTAGACGCAGTCTGCTGGACCAATCACGATGGAAAATTTCCCAGAGGTGAAGACAAGGATCTGCAGAAAATCGTAAACAACGGACAGTGGAAGTCTGCAGCCGAAAACGCGGGTGTGGACTCTTCCAAGGTACCTGCAGACTACATTATCACAAGGGATTCCTCTTTCCTGGACACTAACACGGCTGATGACTGGATCATTACCAGGGAGGCTGCCCAGGGCAGAACATTTCCCGGAGCATCAGTCTCAGGGGAAACACTGAACAAAATCCTCAATCATTGA